The genomic segment AAGCTGTGAGTTTGATCTAATTCGATTCATGATAAAGCTGGAGCCGCGCCAGAACGATTATGAATGGGAGAGTCACACGCCTGATCAGCCCATGCGGGTGACGGAAGCGGTGAAGGTGCGGGGCAATCAGCTTATGGGAAAATCCATGTGTTGGTATCTGGTGTACGTGACGGATGCGGATTCTTATATGCTGCTGAGACAGCAGCTCCACAACTAGACTGCTTATGCTATTGTTAGAAAGAGCAAAGCCGCCGCCGAGCGCGGTGATTTTGATTAAATGATTGAGGGAGATCACAGGATATGACTTTATGGAAGATGAATGTTCTTCAATGTACCTTTTGCGATTGTGTCTTTATGGTGGATGTGGATGAGGGAAAAGAATTGGAGTGTCCAAAATGCCAAAACGAAAGCACAAGCTGTAAAGGAAGTGTGGAAGTAGAAATTCCATTCATTTAGCAATATTCTAGCGGCGGGGGAATCGGGAAACTGATTCCCCTTTTTTTGCACCAGGGAGCGGATCAGCGCAGCGCCAGGGGGAAGCCTTCCCCCTGGACCCCCTGTCAATGGTCGTCCGCAGCACCCAGCGCCCACGGGCAGCTTTTACCATAGGAATCACTTTGGCCCATTTTCACGTTCACGGGCGGCCGCCCGTTCCGCTTCCCTGCGCTGCTGGGCTATGGCCCATTGGATCAGGGTAGGGATCGCAGAGCCGACCAGCTTGTCCATTGAGCTGAAACGCTTGCCGGTAAACGGGCAAATGAACTGATCGCGTGTCTCCAGGACAGCATTTTCAGCTTGGTTCGGGTACAGTACTTTGTACATGGATTTCTTTGCGGCTTCTATAACATCGTCAGGCGGTAATTCTTCATCTGGGAAGCGCCGGTAAATATCCCAGCGCTCTTCGGCGTAATGCCGGGGGTAGTCCACGCTTCTGCGTTCCCGTTCAAATTGTGTAATGGGGGGCTGCGGCGCTAGACTGGCTTCCAGAATAGCGGCCTTTTTCGCCTTTTCTATTCTATCTTTTACGAAGGCTCCATAAGTCATGCCCGACTCCTCGATTTCGTTCCAGTCTTCTTCCGATAGCGTGAGCGAAACTTTTTTTGTGATGCCCTGGGCCGGACGGCCAACGGGCCGTGGTTCTTGGTTTGGTGACTTCATCTTGGGAGTTTCCCCTTTATAATTTAGGTTACTTTAATTATTGGTCACTGTTGACTCTATAATAATTTAGGTAACCTAAATTGTCTAGCTATCTGCCGTTGTCCAAACCTGCTATAATGAACGGTAGACAAGTAACCGGTGGGAATATATGACACGGCGAAGCTACCCGAGAGGGGGTGACGCTGTGTCGCTTGATCTGCTCGTGAAGATTCTGGATTTGCTGCTGAAGATGGTTGGCATATTTGCTGGCCTGAAGACTTTGTTTGGCAGCCGGAAACAGATGAAGACACGTAAAGACAAGAAAAACCACCGGCGATAAGGTTGGCCCCTTGATCCGGTGGTTTTTCGCTCAAATATGAAAGAAAATCTCGCCGTGGTCGCCCACTGGCAATTTGTCTGGATAGTCGTGATGCGATCAACATCACGGCTATTTTTTATTATACCCAATGTCCTTTGAAACAATGACAAATGGGAAATTCAATTGCCTTTGTGCCAAGTATAGCACAACCGCATCCTTTTTTCTACAGATTGGTACGTTCGTCCGGGTATTTCCACTCGTCTACTTCGCGGGGATCAATCTTATACAAGTGGCTAATCAGCAGCGCCAAAGTGACGCTCGGAGTCACGACACCGTACTCAATGTTCTGGTAGTTTCGTAAGGTACATTTCATGGTGTTGTTGATCGTGTGTACGATTGATTCTTGGGTATACCCTGCGGCTTCCCGTGCGTCCTTGATCCTCAATTTGGTTATATCTCCTCATATTTAATCTATGTCTTCATATGATAGGGGAGGAAACAAATTTACATCACGCTTTATAATCCATGAAATATATTGCACGAAAAATAATTCGATATATAATAAAAGAGCATGCCGGTATCCTTCCGGCTGCAATAAGCCTTTTGCCGGGTCCAAAGGAGACATGCCCTCTTATTATCTAAGAGGGCATGTCTCCTTTTTGTAACAAATATAGGTAAATTCATTGTTGACCGCCGTTCAATTCGCGTCTACTATTAAATATATATTCATCCTGAAATTGGATTTTTTTTGTTGGGGAGGTGTGTCTGTTTGGAAGTGGAAAATATACGAGAGATTTTGATGAAGTACATTCGGAAAAACAACATGAGCCACTCGCGTTTTTCTGAACTTGCCGGAATAAATTCCGGAACTCTTAGTCGGATTCTCCAAGGCAGCAGGCCAATATCAGTACGTCAATTAGATTCAATTACAAAGGCGATGGGTTTAGCTGAAGATTTTCTATTTGATGCTTACGTAGAAGAGTGCTTTGCCTTTTTCGTCTCGATCCGCAGGATACGTCCGTTTATTTTGAGGTGCGCGGAGCTGGGGCGGCTGGATTGTATTGAGCGAATTGTGCCGCATGTATTGGATAATTTGTCTTATGCCCCACCGCTGTTTGATGTTGCTGAAGAACTGTTTGCCAGCAAGCATCATCAAGCTGCCGCTTTGCTCTATGATAATGTGAGTAAAGGTGAAAAATTCCAGCATTCCGAGCGCTTGGCGCTTTGCCGTTATCGCTTGTTTTTAATCGGGCTAGGGACTGATTTGGAGTCAAACTATAGAGCAGCCATGGTATTTGAAGATTATGTGAACCGATTGCATGAAGCCGACCAGTTGGATGCACTAAAGCGCCTTATTGATGTGTTGGTGACTGTGCATAAGTGGAAAAGGGTGGATGAACTAGCAGAAGAAATGCTTCGGATCTCCCAAATTCAGTACGAGTTACAACACGCTGGAGAAAGCGAGAAGAAGCCTGAAAAACCAATCTATTTCTACATCCTTTATGGTTGGTTGGTTCGTTCCGCTGTATGTGAAGAATATAAGGATTACGCCGGTGCTTTGCGATATGTGTCTCTTTATGCTAAAGCGGACTGGATACGTGAAGATGATGAGGAAGCCAGATTCCTTATTAATCAATTCGTTGAGTGGGGTAAAGCCAATACATACCTGTACCAATTATGGTCTGGTGGAGCTGATGCACTTCATAATTATGCTAATTTTGTGGCCGATCATCCGGAAGAAATATTTGTTGCTTTGAGTAACATTGTTCAAGCAGCTAATCAATTTGGTTTCGACATTGACGACATATTGGAACGTTTTAAGGCATACACTCCATTCCAAGCTATAGAGGGACGATACGGCCAATACAACAAATCGATTTTAGGAGAAAAGTATGCTCAGTTTTTAAGTGATTTGGGAGTCTATAAATTCAAAAAAGATCCAAAAAACCCGGGCAATGCAATAAATCTTATATTAGAAGGATTGGATTTTTCTGTTAAAATAAACAGTGTACGGAATATGATTACTTGTATGACTCTCTTTGAGCAATATCGTGATTATGCGGATCAAGAAGAGAAAATGAAATTCAAAAAACTTGCGAGTGAGGTGCATCGGATCAATGCGGAAAAAAACGTGGTTCCTCTTAGTTTCGTTTAGTTGTGTTGTTGCGACTCCTATTATGACTACACTTACCACAATGGGGCATGGTGTCGGTTGGGGCTGAGGTTAGATTCTCTATCGTACACACTAAAAAGACTTTCCTTCAGGGGAAAGTCTTTTTCTTTTTACAAAGCAATGATCTTTGTTTAAGTGGATCTGATCGGCCTTTAGTACGCCTGCCCTGGTTGAAACCTGGTGCTTGGTTGAAACCAAGCAGTTGTGTAAAAGAGTCATTCAGGGATCGGGGAGCTGTAGCAGCTCCGCTGATGGGGGAGAACAAGGTTGAAGGTCTGAAGAACGATCGGGCTGATGCTACAGGCTCTAAGGCGGCAAGAGCGGCCCCCTAAGAGCCTGTACGCCCCGCTGCGGGGTTACTTGGCCCGATAACCAGAGCGCCTAAACCGGGCCAGAGCGTCCCGGCTAAGGCGCTCTAGGTTCCTGTGCCGCGCTTAACACCCCGCACGGAGCCAAGGTCAAGGGCATGCTGGGGCAGATCGGGGAAGGCGTGGCAGC from the Paenibacillus xylanexedens genome contains:
- a CDS encoding helix-turn-helix domain-containing protein, which codes for MENIREILMKYIRKNNMSHSRFSELAGINSGTLSRILQGSRPISVRQLDSITKAMGLAEDFLFDAYVEECFAFFVSIRRIRPFILRCAELGRLDCIERIVPHVLDNLSYAPPLFDVAEELFASKHHQAAALLYDNVSKGEKFQHSERLALCRYRLFLIGLGTDLESNYRAAMVFEDYVNRLHEADQLDALKRLIDVLVTVHKWKRVDELAEEMLRISQIQYELQHAGESEKKPEKPIYFYILYGWLVRSAVCEEYKDYAGALRYVSLYAKADWIREDDEEARFLINQFVEWGKANTYLYQLWSGGADALHNYANFVADHPEEIFVALSNIVQAANQFGFDIDDILERFKAYTPFQAIEGRYGQYNKSILGEKYAQFLSDLGVYKFKKDPKNPGNAINLILEGLDFSVKINSVRNMITCMTLFEQYRDYADQEEKMKFKKLASEVHRINAEKNVVPLSFV
- a CDS encoding helix-turn-helix transcriptional regulator; the encoded protein is MRIKDAREAAGYTQESIVHTINNTMKCTLRNYQNIEYGVVTPSVTLALLISHLYKIDPREVDEWKYPDERTNL